One window of Cydia fagiglandana chromosome 19, ilCydFagi1.1, whole genome shotgun sequence genomic DNA carries:
- the LOC134674138 gene encoding uncharacterized protein LOC134674138, protein MKINKRIHTECLLNNIVDQHFQAMMFPLNLVQSCFLMPRFSIINNFITPDNHVSFYIQSIIGCTIQTMFLGMFVVILNLKNFLLLVTLSIACENFYTTINLAESCCAQILSNAISTGMRKTCKNVLRLNLASLRKMSAFGVFEFDATFPLRLFSVIVVHTVVLLQFAFLT, encoded by the exons atgaaaataaacaagAGGATCCATACTGAGTGCTTGCTCAACAATATAGTTGACCAACATTTCCAAGCTATGATGTTTCCGTTGAACCTTGTTCAGTCTTGCTTTTTAATGCCTAGGTTCAGCATCATTAACAATTTCATCACTCCTGACAACCACGTGTCCTTTTATATACAGTCCATAATCGGTTGTACT ATACAAACAATGTTTCTTGGAATGTTCGTcgttattttgaatttgaagaacTTTCTGTTATTGGTAACTTTAAGCATTGcctgtgaaaatttctataCAACTATAAATCTTGCTGAAAGTTGCTGTGCTCAGATATTAAGTAATGCTATATCTACAG GCATGCGCAAGACTTGCAAGAACGTGTTGCGTTTGAACCTCGCGTCGCTGCGCAAGATGTCGGCGTTCGGCGTGTTCGAATTCGACGCAACGTTCCCCCTGCGGCTGTTCAGCGTAATCGTGGTCCACACCGTCGTACTACTGCAGTTTGCCTTTTTAACGTAG
- the LOC134674140 gene encoding uncharacterized protein LOC134674140: MKKDEVKKKIEINRRIQNEYLMNNILDKDFQAMLFPLSFFQSTGLRCFIIISNFKNIMVMVTLCIACENFYRATNLAESCCAQNLSNAIPKGMRQTCKNVLRLNRATLRKMSAYGVFEVDAAFPLRLLSIIVTYVVVLLQFAFLT, translated from the exons ATGAAGAAGGATGAAGTcaagaaaaaaattgaaataaacagGAGGATTCAAAATGAGTACCTTATGAACAATATACTTGATAAAGATTTCCAAGCTATGTTGTTTCCTCTAAGCTTT TTTCAATCAACGGGTCTAAGATGTTTTATCATAATTTCCAATTTCAAGAACATTATGGTAATGGTAACGTTATGCATTGCATGTGAAAATTTCTATAGAGCTACAAATCTTGCTGAAAGTTGCTGTGCTCAGAATTTAAGTAACGCTATACCTAAAG GTATGCGCCAGACTTGCAAGAACGTGTTGCGTTTGAACCGCGCGACGCTGCGCAAGATGTCGGCGTACGGCGTGTTTGAAGTCGACGCAGCGTTCCCGCTGCGGCTGCTCAGCATAATCGTGACCTATGTTGTCGTGCTACTGCAGTTCGCCTTTTTAACATAG
- the LOC134674141 gene encoding uncharacterized protein LOC134674141 → MTFLAVTWNMKNFLLMVALSIACEKFYRSVEIAESSCAQLLGCSQATGYPSMRKTCKNVLRLNRATLRKLSAFGVFEIDAAFSLRLLSALVPYTVMLLQFAFFTS, encoded by the exons ATGACGTTTTTAGCCGTCACCTGGAATATGAAGAATTTTTTGTTAATGGTAGCATTGAGTATAGCTTGCGAAAAATTCTATAGATCTGTGGAAATTGCTGAGAGTTCTTGTGCCCAACTTTTGGGTTGCAGTCAAGCTACAGGTTA TCCAA GCATGCGCAAGACTTGCAAGAACGTGTTGCGGCTGAACCGCGCGACGCTGCGCAAGTTGTCAGCATTCGGTGTGTTTGAAATAGACGCAGCGTTCTCGCTGCGGTTGCTCAGCGCACTTGTGCCGTACACCGTCATGCTGCTGCAGTTTGCTTTCTTCACGTCCTAG
- the LOC134674047 gene encoding facilitated trehalose transporter Tret1-like: MSVVYQALCTFIVCFIRMSLVITFSWPAFTTSLFKSEDTPLHRPMSGLEAAIYGSMLSIGALIFTPIMGLLLDVLGRKKCMMLAAVTHVLTWAIIVLTNRVEALLAAMFIAGGGVASFLVIPVYIAEVCQPSVRGTMTSCMMLAYGLGMLVSFILGGYLQYTLMCYVCLIIAVLGAALTLILKESPVFLMKKGREEEAIQAVAYYRNTTKESKVVMQEIDNIRKTLGGAEAVPTKEEDNPEKPVEKVSFWQFFTKSRSTKKAFTLVMILLTCSMFHGYVAVCVYAGELFKEAVPSLSPVLCSVLTALISIAANLLSAYLIDVLGRRPLMLYSSLGSGLCCVLLGSQIQLHWGPHVMTAVVILLFCFIYTVGAGAVPFVIAAEVFLPEVSSILSMAAYELTWICTFIILFAFSPLIALLGLGGLFYLFAIVCFATVGYAAFFLPETKGLTVDAMQKLF; this comes from the exons atgtcGGTGGTGTATCAAGCTTTGTGCACTTTTATTg TATGCTTCATCCGCATGAGTCTCGTCATCACCTTCTCATGGCCTGCCTTCACGACCAGCCTCTTCAAATCCGAGGACACGCCGCTACACCGGCCTATGTCGGGGTTAGAAGCGGCGATATACGGCAGCATGCTGTCTATTGGGGCACTGATCTTCACCCCAATTATGGGATTGCTGCTCGATGTGTTGGGACGAAAGAAATGTATGATGTTGGCAGCGGTTACGCATGTG CTCACCTGGGCCATCATCGTGTTGACCAACCGCGTGGAAGCGCTGCTGGCTGCCATGTTCATCGCGGGCGGCGGCGTCGCCAGCTTCCTGGTCATCCCCGTCTACATCGCTGAGGTCTGCCAGCCGTCCGTGCGTGGCACTATGACCTCCTGCATGATGTTGGCGTATGGACTGGGCATGCTGGTGTCATTCATATTAG GTGGATATCTACAGTACACACTGATGTGCTACGTGTGCTTGATTATCGCTGTGCTCGGAGCGGCCTTGACTCTGATATTGAAAGAGTCCCCAGTATTCTTAATGAAGAAGGGAAGAGAGGAAGAAGCTATACAAGCTGTCGCGTACTACAGAAATACGACAAAAGAATCCAAAGTCGTGATGCAAGAGATTGATAACATTAGAAAAACTTTGGGTGGAGCGGAGGCAGTGCCAACTAAAGAAGAAGATAATCCAGAGAAACCTGTGGAGAAAGTGTCGTTTTGGCAGTTTTTCACAAAGTCCAGGTCAACGAAAAAAGCTTTTACTCTAGTGATGATACTCCTAACCTGTTCCATGTTCCATGGTTACGTGGCTGTGTGCGTGTACGCAGGGGAACTGTTTAAAGAAGCTGTGCCGAGCTTGTCGCCAGTGCTGTGCAGCGTGTTGACCGCGCTTATATCCATCGCAGCGAATTTGCTGTCTGCATATTTGATTGACGTACTTGGGCGGAGA CCTCTCATGTTGTACTCCTCTCTGGGCTCAGGCCTGTGCTGCGTACTGCTAGGCTCACAGATCCAGCTACACTGGGGCCCACATGTCATGACGGCTGTGGTCATCCTTCTGTTCTGCTTTATCTACACGGTGGGCGCTGGTGCGGTGCCGTTTGTGATAGCAGCTGAAGTCTTTCTACCTGAA GTATCCAGCATACTGTCCATGGCAGCATACGAGCTGACCTGGATCTGCACGTTCATCATCCTCTTCGCGTTCTCTCCCCTCATCGCTTTACTCGGACTTGGCGGACTTTTCTACCTATTCGCCATCGTTTGTTTCGCTACAGTGGGTTACGCAGCGTTTTTCTTACCGGAAACTAAAGGATTGACGGTGGATGCTATGCAGAAGTTGTTTTGA